The nucleotide window GTGGCAAGAAAACCCAGATTTCTATGTACTTCTTGGTGATTAGTCATTGGGCCTAGAAAGCCTTCGAAATCGCACCAGAgctatcaaaaaaaattaataaaatatcataatttcAGTGTTATTATGTATAGAGTTTTACTGTACTCCTTCATTAAATGAGCATGATATTTCATGCAACTATATAGACCATGTCAAGAAAAAACATGTCAACTATTTGAACAACGAATTTTAACCCTAACACATATGTAAATtagctttgtttttgtttatcacGGATTTTTTTCTGAACGTACTTAAAAGATTCTGTTGGATAACCAAGGTAGATGTTGGCGAAAACCAGTACTAATAGTCAAGGTTTGCAGAAATTAGGATACTTTTGCAAAGAAAATATCTAGAATGACTAAATGCTAGGCAATATGTTGAGATCCATAGTGGGTAGATTCTAATACTAAACcattatgtttcaaaatgtttAATGTAAACTTAGAGatgtcaaaataaaattaaagtgaACTTAGTGATTCTAAAATCTCAAACATTTTGAAACATCCAAAAAAATCTCTATAGATCATCTTACATTTTTAACCGGATATAGTATTTAATTCTCTAACACAACTCCTTGGTTTTTCTTTAACCATGAATCAGACACAACTTAAAATAACACAATATCATAGTTTACTTAATTTTACTAGGTAGCAAGAGACCCGTTTGATCTGCGTAGTAAGTCTAGAATCAGTCTTGATGGCAATGTTGCAATGCCAAATCTTATTTCacgtttttcttttcatttttttttctttttgtataaatatacagtataacctctttaaattaatattctataaattaatatacactaaaaatctctataaaataatataattttataatttcaaattgagtttttggttcaattagtatatcgataaattaatatttttataaattaataaaaaattatagttttggtctagtcccaacattattaatttatagaggtttcactgtaCATATATTCTCTAGTTTCGTATAATTATATGTAATGGACCAAAAGTCATACTGATCAGTTGTTTATTTTAGGGACACGTCACACGTGTATATATTTTACGTAAATTAGTACATGTCAAAGGAGAGTACCTGAATATAGATCAAAGGAGAGTATGCCAACTCCGGTCCAACTGGTTGATGATACACCAAAGACTCATCAACGGACCGGTCCGGTACACATAGCCACTCATCCACTGTGAGATCGCACTGACTTTCAACAACACGCGTGCCACAGTCGTTACACTTTATGAACGGACGTCCCGAGTCACGCCGCCTTAACCTGCCAGTGATCCATGAGATTTGGTCGAATACTGTGAAAAAGGTCTCTTTCACGTGCATCACGGTTAAATCACGTGTCATCTCGGCTAAGTAAATATAAACCGCCTTTATGTAGTGGAGTTTCATGGCTAGGTCTAAACCGGTGGGTTGGTGAACTGTACCAGTTTCTGTCGGTCGGGCTGAACCCACTGTCGACATCCAGAAGCCATGAACTGGACCGCTTCCCTCTTCTTGAAGTCGAGGCATGTGtataagaaaagagaaaacagaTGTAAGAAATATTGGCAAAGATGATTATGAGTGATCGCTCGGTCATgtctaaataatatataggaacaataaatatatttctttttcaaaaaaaaaaacattaaaatatatttctttacaGATAATTTATTTACTGTTAATTTTAGCTCTGACTTAATATCGGTGTATCACTAAAAAGTATCTTAATCGGTTTAGAAAACATATCTATGTCAAAAATGATATTTGGTTTTGAAACTTATAAATACGGGTTTAAGAATTTATAACTTATTGTttacagcattaaaaaaaactataaagcTGTTTATCTTGATAGAGTTTCTCTCATTCTTTTTATCTTTTCCAGATTAATTCCTAGGTTATTTACACCATTTCTCAAAAATTTTACTGTTCTTTTAAAGGCATCTCCAATCCACTCtattttcattctaaaatagagtttagagtaaaaatactcaaagagtactctatttttcactctataatagagtgaaaaataggtttacttcaaatatagagtaacttattttttcttgttcatcactctattttctactctaaaataaagtatcATTGGAGCAAACTCAATCTCTATTATAAAATACTCTATttaagagtaaaaaatagagtaatccATTGGAGATGGTCCAAGTGTCTATCTCTTTCATCCTTGTTATATAGAATCACTATAATCTAATCATGTTGTTATATATAACAGAGACAATGTACGTTACGAGTGGGTGAAGGTGGCCCTATTATTAGCAAATGCATCCATTCTATTAAGGATCGGCGGAACATTTCTCCATCGATCTTTTTATCTACTTGGCAAGTTTTGACAATGAGGACTAAGAcgatatacaaaatataaatataaatattgtttgtgAATTTACATGAAAACGAACCTATACGTCCAACATTTGTAGCATCACTGTCCGTGTTAACTGTGAAATTGAATTAGATCCATAGAAGAAACCTGGTCAAAAGTTTCCAACACTTTGGAGTGAAAGTAGATGTTCTTCCCAGTATAGTCTTAGACTCTTAGCCAACCAATCTAAAATATTCTGACTCATCCGTTAATACAACCTACTTCTCAAAACTATTTGAAGAACCATATCAATTGATATAGCATTCTATGTGTTCTGAAAATGTAGAGTAAGACGTACGATTTTTTCCTTTTAGTTCATATGTGGCATCcatgtataaaataataatgacTGTTTAAAAGAGTGTAAAAGcacaaataaattttagtttgacCCTTTCTAAATATATCTTGCGTAATCGAGGTTTATCCGTTTATGGCTAGTATAGCAACAATATTGCAAACATGGTATCTCaacaactaattaaaaaaagagtaaaaaaaaGAGGTACGGTTAGTTAATTAAATGTTTTGAATCTATATTTAAGAGTATCTTCGTCTTCACTCTATAATTTACTCGATAAATAGAGTGAAAGATGGaacatgaacaaaaaataaaagattagtCTATTCCATTTATGGACTAAACTATGAAGTGGagatggagatgccctaagtGTTTCTTCGAATTCAAAACAACGATTATTTTCATATGGGATTTGTATTGAAGCCCATAAATGGAATCTTGAACTTATGATttttatatggaccaacttaATCTtaatttattagatttttttattacaatatttGTTCTTCaggtagatttttattttacaagttTTTTATAGTTGTggaagaaattttttattactGCTGAAATttagtaattatttttttgaagaaaatatcaATTGAAATAAATGTAGAAATTCTTTTACAATTAAAATGCTACTTCCAATAGCATTTTCAATAAATGTATCTCATAAAACATTtgtaaacatattaaaataaaaatatcaatatatatatagtattattttggatatttaaaatttgataaaaaccatctcttagatttttttatatgtgtttttatatttaagatacatacaattaaatataattatattttgtgtttaacaTATACTGAGAAAACCATATGAAATCTATTAGAAGTGCTATTGGCAAACATGGCACCTTCAAAAGGGAATATCTTAATAATTACCGAAGTTTATATTATCGATACAGAAAATAAAAGCTAAAGTTCATAAAAGAaagcataaaaaaataaagatgatATTATGATAATAACATTCAAACCAAAATATGATGATTGATGACGAAAAAGGAGGTCCTATATATGGTcctcttcttttctcttttttggtTTATTGCGATTCGGAATAACACAGTAAAATCATGTGCCCAAAGTCAAATCCGGTTTACTCTTTAGTTCGGGTTTAGCTCAATTCGTCTCTACTCTACATTCGTGGATTTGGCATGAAATATCAAAGAACAAgtaaaatgatataagataaaAGTCAGAAAAGATAAAAGGAGAATAAAACTTATATTACAGTTGATAAAGGATCACAGATTTCATCTCTTGGTTATAAAAGTTCAGCGGCTAAGATCTTCTCTCTAAACGATTTCCAGCAAGATCATTAACCCGTATTTATTACATAAAAATCCCACATATACTTCAAATTGTaccctctcttttcttttctttttgttcttctATATTGATCCCCGCGATACCCTCAAGTTGGCGGAAACAGAATCGGCCCTCTGGGCTGAGGCGCAAATTAAAAATGAACAGGGGTCTGATCAGACCCGAATGGTAGTGGATGCGACATTGCCCACTATTTCTGGTAGATGGTGTTTCACGGATGGTTCATGGAAGGAAAATGATCGGTTTTCGGGACAAGGATAGTGTAGTACTCTAGAAGGTTTTGACAGTCTGATGGGAGCAAGGAATACTAGAGCGGGTCAATCCCCACTGCACTCGGAGATAGAGGCGCTcatatgggcaatggaatgtatgaggaactTAAGACAATATAATGTTACTTTTGCGACGGATTATTctcagttggtgaagatggtttctgaACCCGAAGAATGGCCcgcatttgcaagttatttggaagatatcaagatccTACAAAGAAGTTTCCACAGCTCAGAGCTCATCCATATACGATGGACGCTAAACACAagggcggatagtctagcacgcagTGCAAAAAAGCAACCCTCGTTTGTAGTCCATATGGATGCGGAGCTACcagtttggttcacagagtctatatgagtctgtttgtttgctgacaaaaaaaaaaaaaaattataacatacAGCTGTAACAATATAATTCCCCACTTTGATCCCCTAAAAAAGGACCACCATAAAAAACATTAATGATTTTTggcatttttaaaataaagaaaaaatgggAAAAGTACAGAAAACTGTCCCTGtaactatatttttttgaaaaaaaaaagaaaaataaacaggcatgtgatgatgatgaagcagAGAGATTATTAAGCGGATTCGTCGGCGTGAGAGTTTTCCTTTTTCACCCTCGGCTGTATCCCATAATAACTAACGTACCACTTGACGAACTTCCTCAACCCCGCCGCGAGATCCGTCGTCGGTTTATACCCGAAATCTCTATAAGCTAAGCTCACATTCGCATGCGTGTAAGGCACGTCACCGTTTCTAGGCATTTTGATCAGATGCTTCTTCGCTTTCGTCCCTAACAACCCTTCCAATATCGAAACCAATCTCCCCACCGGAACCGGAGAAGTGTTCCCGAGATTGTAGACACGTAGCTGAGCCGGTCCTCGCTTCTTTCCGCCGCTTCCGGTACTTTTCTCCGCCGTATCCAACGCACCGACACATCCTTTAACGATGTCGTCGATGTAGGTGAAGTCACGCGCCACTTCTTGATTGTCCTGAGTTCGGTAAATGTCGATAGACTTCCCGTGGAGTATGTCTTTAGTGAAGAAGAAGTAAGCCATGTCTGGTCTTCCCCAAGGACCGTAAACCGTAAAGAACCGGAGTCCGGTTAACGAAAGACCGTAGATGTGGTTGTAAGTGTGAGCTATCTCCTCCCCTGCTTTCTTCGTCGCCGCGTAAAGACTCGCCGGCTGATCCGTTCTGTGTTCTTCAGAGAAGGGATTCTCGGTGTTGAGACCGTACACGGAGCTAGACGAAGCCCAGACGATCGCAGGCTGAGGGTTAGCTGCTTTGGCTACTTCGAGGAGGTTAACGAGACCAGCGATGTTTGAGCTGATATAAGACTGAGGGTTCTTCATGGCGTAACGAACTCCGGCTTGAGCTGCTAAGTGAAGGACGTGAGTGAAAGGGACGATGTCGAAGAGCTTACGCAGGAGAGGTCCGTCGTTGAGATCTCCTTCGACGATGAACACTTGGTTCTTCTCTAGGAGGTGTTGTCTCGCTCTTTTGAGTGATGGATCGTAGTAGTCGTTGAAGTTGTCGAATCCTAAGACTCCGTCGCCGCGTTTCCTAAGCGCGATTGAGCAGTGAGATCCGACGAATCCGGCAGCTCCGGTTACGAGGACGGAGAGGCCGTGTTGTCGTTTTGCTGTTGAGGATTGTCTTACTCGCTTCTCCCAAGCGGCTCCTTCGCCTAGagacgaggaggaggaagagaagagtcCGGTGGATAAGAAGCTGCGTCGGTGGAGATGGTGGCTGTCGGAGTGTGGATGGTAGTTGACTGCGAAGAGTAGGACAAGAACTAGAGCGATGAGGAGTGTTGCTCGGAAAAGAACTTTAGAAGAAGCCTTTAGAACTTTTGTGCTGTGGATCTTCCGGAGGTAGCTGTTGTACCTCTCCAGCTTCACCGTCTTGCTTGTATCCGCCGTAGCCGACAGTGGCATTTTCGTCTTTTCGATGGAAACTCGAACTGATTTAGATTTGATTGTTGATTATTCTTCTCTCTGGATTGAAGAAGAGGCTTgagaaaatgttatattttcgAAGATTTTTAAGAGACTTGAGGGTTTCAGGGAGTTTTTCTTTCTAGCCCTGAGAAACCAAGTGAAGAACGAGCTTATGATTATAAAGACAAAGAGAGAAATTTAGCTGGTCGGAACCCACTTTTTCTGTAATAAAGATATCATATAAATCCACGAgttaatttctaaaatataataaaatttacccaaaaaacaaaaagtacTGTTGTAGTTGTGATGGTGACGTTAGTTTTTTAACACGAGTGtgattttaccaaaaatattaaGGATGTGGAAGTTAGGGCTTAAGCCACATTGGAGAGAGTTAGATTTCACTTCTTCTTACAGAGTTTACTTTTGCAATCTTTAAAAAGTCTTTGGGttgtttacttattttatagtcAAGATCTGTTTATTAACTATGCAGTTTTATTCATTGCTACTAGGTATCAAAATTTGTCGTTTTCTTAACTTTTTTGGTTTTCATGGGTTTCTTTGATCTTTATAGATTCAATATGTTAAGATTAAGAAAAATGTTGCAAGTACtcaatcaaaattttcatttagcatatatataaatatatatttttcataattataaagATGAAACGAAATTCTAGAGGAATTCTAGAATAACTACCTAGCTAATTCACTCATTTAAATGTAATACGTTTTAAATTTAAGCTATTTCAAGTTATTATGCGGTATACTTAAAGTAGGACTACCTCTTTTTTTGTAAGTGAATGCAAGGCTAACATAAAAACCATATATTTTGATGAATGCAACTTAGAAAAATTTGTTGAATATATAGATAGAACGAAAAGATCAtaactaaatttaataaaaaaaaattaatatgctTAAATTTTTTCTTAGTTTATGTTAAAGGTTTAGAAACGACCTCATGGAGTATTCGAAAGACGTTAAACGTAGTTAAGATAAATATTGAACAGAACTTAGGTTCACccataaatatttgattttttttttttgtcatcgacttttacagactcatactgactctgtaaaccacattgggtgatctgcatccatgtgaacaacGAAAGACGATTGTGTCCTTGCACTGCGTGCGAGGCTATCCGCCTTGGTATTTTGCGTTCTTGGTACGTAGATAATCTCTGATCGGAGGAAACTTGCTTTCAGGATTTTCAAatcttccaaataatttgcaaaagctggccattcatctggttccgaaaccatcttcaccaattgagaacaatctgttgcaaacgtGACCTGAAACTGCCGTAAATTCCTCATACACTCCATTGCCCATATTAGTGCTTCCATCTCTGCGTGGAAAGGAGAGAGACTAGCTCTAACATTTCGCGCCCCCAACAACCCATCAAATCCTACTAACGTACTATACCAACCTTGTCCGGAGAAGGTATCATTTTCTTTCCAAGaaccatctgtgaaacaccatctGCCTGAAATCGCCGGGGGTGTCCTATCCTCCACAGTTTGTGTTGTCCGCTGTTCGTTCAATATCTGTGCCTCAGCCCAAAGTGTTGATTCCGTTGCTGCCAACTTAAGGGTGTCCCTAGGATCAATGTCCAGGTTGCTAAAGACTTTATTATTCCTTcctttccaaatgtaccataatatccaAGCAAACTGATGATCATCCATCTGAGGAAAgactctccaaaaaagatgatccatgttTGTGAAGAGAGAAGAGGTTGGAAAAATatctggatttgatggtatcttcgagagagcccaaacctgaagtgctggaggacattcgaaaaacacatggtttattgattcctcAGAGGCTCCACATCTTGCACAACATGTGTCTCCTTGTATTCCTCTTGCATGCAGATTCTTCTTAACTGCTATACATCCGGTCACCAATTGCCaaagaaaatgttttaattttggAGGACACCTTATTTTCCAACAGAAAGCCTTTAGTATATCGACGGTAGGTCCAATGAGTAATGGTGGTCTTATCTTGTCTGGATAAACTCGTTCTGCCTGATATCCAGATTTAActgtatatttttcattttttgtgaAGTGCCATCCATCTTTGTCTAACATCTGAGTCCTGCTCAGTGGtatactttctataattttcacATCCTGCGGATCCACCAAATCCCTAAGTACCTGTAAGTTCCAAGTTCGCGAAGTGGTATTAATGAGGGAATCCACTGTAAGGTCTGGGTAgaaattgtgttgatttttattggctggtctcgggcgagtggttgggagccaggGATCGTTCCATACAGAGATAGAAGATCCTGATCCCACccgtttgattagtcctttgtttaccagag belongs to Brassica rapa cultivar Chiifu-401-42 chromosome A07, CAAS_Brap_v3.01, whole genome shotgun sequence and includes:
- the LOC103828701 gene encoding UDP-glucuronate 4-epimerase 6 — protein: MPLSATADTSKTVKLERYNSYLRKIHSTKVLKASSKVLFRATLLIALVLVLLFAVNYHPHSDSHHLHRRSFLSTGLFSSSSSSLGEGAAWEKRVRQSSTAKRQHGLSVLVTGAAGFVGSHCSIALRKRGDGVLGFDNFNDYYDPSLKRARQHLLEKNQVFIVEGDLNDGPLLRKLFDIVPFTHVLHLAAQAGVRYAMKNPQSYISSNIAGLVNLLEVAKAANPQPAIVWASSSSVYGLNTENPFSEEHRTDQPASLYAATKKAGEEIAHTYNHIYGLSLTGLRFFTVYGPWGRPDMAYFFFTKDILHGKSIDIYRTQDNQEVARDFTYIDDIVKGCVGALDTAEKSTGSGGKKRGPAQLRVYNLGNTSPVPVGRLVSILEGLLGTKAKKHLIKMPRNGDVPYTHANVSLAYRDFGYKPTTDLAAGLRKFVKWYVSYYGIQPRVKKENSHADESA